The Fibrobacter sp. UWB5 genome has a window encoding:
- a CDS encoding pectinesterase family protein, with amino-acid sequence MLNSIASKICLLATFGLAISASAVEKKKIDFVVGVDGDFKAAMSKAASSGASESNHFVIFFPDGEYNIGSLTGDSNQMTTFTASNTSLVGQSADKTVLYNKSINEGISVTATLKVSANSVYMQDITLYNKANYGNEANCGSACRHDALMTVGDKLVYKNVKLLSTQDTYYTKLNNNKKGRSYWENGQIEGTVDFICGDGDVFFEGTNLVMRRSGGYITASQNNTDWGYVFNNTTITVTNNSYNGTFYLGRSWGTARTVFLNTKMIAQPTAEGWQKNMNSAPKVFGEYNSKDGNGNPVNTSKRRTYFDGSKDGSTATLKTVWDANDAAKYTLSNVLKGSDNWDPTKLTAQVSAPKIAQEGAEIVWADDNNARAWVVFVNGKYKANVVAPSFSLEGVATGSKITVRAANSMGGLGAYSNEVTTLDANATYYKVTLGDAIGGKVTTNLSGDKVAEGKTATFTAVPNAGWEFAGWSGKSASQIDASKAAVEIVAAGDIELIPSFIAKGTTVFQAEDGIITNAAAESNNAGFNGSAFVNFAAGDLSMIQVPVYAEVAGEYEVVVRYANGSGNARSLAAAAPGVCTAGIDGCKSAESLSFAATTNWTTWETLSFKAKLAEGAGYMTFATIGGNDGPNLDQVELKLVKADGTTVIRGLATPSQSLTPTTRVRLFTLTGQLVRESVGPSVSTENLAPGMYLLQRGDGSLLRQQIIRVK; translated from the coding sequence ATGTTGAATAGTATTGCATCAAAAATCTGTCTACTTGCGACATTTGGGCTCGCAATTTCTGCCTCCGCAGTCGAAAAAAAGAAAATCGATTTCGTGGTCGGTGTCGATGGCGACTTCAAGGCGGCCATGAGCAAGGCTGCGTCTTCGGGCGCGAGCGAATCGAACCATTTCGTCATCTTTTTCCCAGACGGCGAATACAACATCGGGAGCCTTACCGGCGACAGCAACCAGATGACGACTTTCACGGCGTCGAATACTTCGCTCGTGGGCCAGAGCGCCGACAAGACGGTTCTTTACAACAAGTCCATTAACGAAGGCATTAGCGTGACCGCGACTCTTAAGGTGAGCGCAAACAGCGTGTACATGCAAGACATTACGCTTTACAACAAGGCAAACTACGGGAATGAAGCCAACTGCGGCAGCGCCTGCCGCCACGACGCGCTCATGACCGTGGGCGACAAGCTTGTCTACAAGAACGTAAAGCTCCTGAGTACGCAGGATACCTATTACACCAAACTGAACAACAACAAGAAGGGCCGCAGCTACTGGGAAAACGGACAGATCGAAGGTACGGTCGACTTTATTTGCGGTGACGGCGATGTGTTCTTTGAAGGCACGAACCTGGTGATGCGCCGTAGCGGTGGCTACATTACCGCCTCGCAGAACAATACCGATTGGGGTTACGTGTTCAACAACACGACAATCACCGTGACGAACAATAGCTACAACGGAACATTCTACTTGGGCCGTTCCTGGGGAACCGCGAGAACGGTTTTCTTGAATACCAAGATGATTGCGCAGCCGACGGCTGAAGGCTGGCAGAAGAATATGAATTCGGCGCCCAAAGTCTTTGGCGAGTACAACAGCAAGGACGGCAACGGGAACCCCGTAAACACAAGCAAGCGCCGCACTTACTTTGACGGCAGTAAAGACGGTTCTACCGCCACGCTCAAGACGGTATGGGACGCAAACGATGCCGCCAAGTACACGCTTTCGAACGTGCTCAAGGGTAGCGACAACTGGGATCCGACCAAGTTGACGGCGCAGGTTTCTGCTCCGAAAATCGCGCAGGAAGGCGCCGAAATTGTCTGGGCCGACGACAATAACGCCCGCGCTTGGGTGGTGTTTGTAAACGGCAAGTACAAGGCGAATGTAGTCGCTCCGAGTTTTTCGCTTGAAGGCGTTGCCACGGGCTCCAAGATTACGGTGCGTGCAGCAAACAGCATGGGCGGTCTCGGCGCGTATTCCAACGAAGTCACGACGCTCGATGCGAATGCGACTTACTACAAAGTAACGCTTGGCGATGCAATCGGCGGCAAGGTGACGACAAACCTTTCGGGCGACAAGGTGGCCGAGGGCAAGACGGCGACCTTTACCGCAGTCCCGAATGCGGGCTGGGAATTCGCGGGCTGGAGCGGCAAGAGCGCAAGCCAGATTGATGCGAGCAAGGCTGCGGTTGAAATCGTCGCAGCGGGCGATATCGAACTCATTCCGAGTTTTATTGCCAAGGGAACGACCGTGTTCCAGGCGGAAGACGGTATCATTACGAACGCCGCAGCCGAAAGCAACAATGCGGGCTTTAACGGAAGTGCCTTCGTGAACTTTGCGGCCGGCGACTTGAGCATGATTCAAGTGCCCGTATATGCTGAAGTCGCGGGCGAGTATGAAGTTGTGGTGCGCTACGCCAACGGTAGCGGTAATGCGCGCAGCCTGGCGGCCGCGGCCCCGGGCGTGTGCACCGCCGGCATTGACGGCTGCAAGAGTGCCGAGTCACTGTCCTTTGCGGCAACCACGAATTGGACGACTTGGGAAACGCTTTCGTTCAAGGCGAAACTCGCCGAGGGCGCGGGCTACATGACGTTTGCGACCATAGGCGGTAACGATGGCCCGAACCTGGACCAGGTGGAACTCAAGTTGGTGAAGGCCGATGGAACGACTGTGATTCGCGGGCTTGCAACGCCGAGCCAGTCGCTCACTCCGACAACTCGCGTTCGCCTGTTTACCTTGACTGGACAACTGGTTCGCGAATCCGTGGGGCCAAGCGTAAGCACTGAAAATCTGGCGCCGGGCATGTACCTGCTGCAGCGCGGCGACGGCTCCCTACTCCGCCAGCAAATCATCCGCGTGAAGTAG
- a CDS encoding NADP-dependent isocitrate dehydrogenase, translating into MNTKIYYTLTDESPFLATQSLLPIVRGFAKAADIDVETKNISLPGRILAAFGKASDDLEFLGKLTLEPDANIIKLPNISASVPQLKAAIAELQKNGFDVPDYPDAPANDEEKAIRAKYDKVKGSAVNPVLRQGNSDRRAPKAVKNFARNNPHSNGNWNTSVKTHVASMQADDFYGNEKSITMADADTFKIEFVNEAGEVTELRAAKPLLKGEIIDATVMRMASLEKFIANAMAEAKAKGLLFSVHLKATMMKVSDPVLFGAFVRVFFKDVFTKYADLFKELGIDANNGLGDLYKRLEGNAKEAEVRAAIDAALAAGPDLAMVDSAKGVTNLHVPSDVIIDASMPAMIRNSGCMWNKEGKLQEVVACIPDRCYAGIYDETIEFCKQNGAFDPKTMGTVPNVGLMAQGAEEYGSHDKTFVAKGKGIIRAVNSKGEVLLQQNVEAGDIFRMCQAKDAPVRDWVKLAVTRARLSNTPAIFWLDPERAHDREIQKKVEAYLPEHDLNGLDIKIMSPRKAIVETMKRAKAGLDTIGVTGNVMRDYLTDLFPILEVGTSAKMLSIVPLMAGGGLYETGAGGSAPKQVQQFLAENYLRWDSLGEYFALVPAFEQVALKDGNKKAKVLADTLDEANGKILEFNRTPARKIGELDNRGSHFYLALYWSEALAAQKDDAELAAKFAPVADALKAREAEIVAAFANQQGKPADIGGYYLPKANLLKKWMRPVAEFNAVIDAL; encoded by the coding sequence ATGAATACCAAGATTTACTATACTCTGACTGACGAGTCGCCGTTCCTGGCGACTCAATCCCTGCTCCCCATCGTCCGCGGCTTTGCAAAGGCCGCCGATATCGATGTGGAAACCAAGAACATCTCGTTGCCGGGCCGCATTCTGGCTGCTTTTGGCAAGGCGAGCGACGACCTGGAATTCCTCGGCAAGCTTACGCTTGAACCGGATGCAAACATCATCAAGCTCCCGAACATTTCGGCTTCTGTGCCGCAGCTCAAGGCCGCCATTGCCGAACTCCAGAAGAACGGTTTCGATGTGCCCGACTATCCGGACGCTCCGGCGAACGACGAAGAGAAGGCAATCCGTGCCAAGTACGACAAGGTGAAGGGCTCCGCCGTGAACCCGGTGCTTCGCCAGGGCAACTCCGACCGCCGCGCTCCCAAGGCCGTAAAGAACTTTGCCCGCAACAACCCGCACAGCAACGGCAACTGGAACACTTCTGTAAAGACGCATGTGGCAAGCATGCAGGCCGACGACTTTTACGGCAACGAAAAGTCCATCACCATGGCCGACGCCGACACGTTCAAGATTGAATTTGTCAATGAAGCAGGCGAAGTCACGGAACTCCGTGCCGCAAAGCCGCTCCTGAAGGGCGAAATCATCGATGCGACCGTCATGCGCATGGCATCGCTCGAAAAGTTTATCGCGAATGCGATGGCCGAAGCGAAGGCGAAGGGCCTGCTGTTCTCGGTGCACCTGAAGGCTACCATGATGAAGGTCTCTGACCCGGTGCTGTTCGGTGCATTCGTGCGCGTGTTCTTCAAGGATGTATTCACGAAGTATGCCGACTTGTTCAAGGAACTCGGCATCGATGCCAACAACGGTCTGGGTGATTTGTACAAGCGCCTGGAAGGCAATGCGAAGGAAGCCGAAGTTCGCGCAGCCATTGACGCCGCTCTTGCTGCGGGTCCGGACCTCGCCATGGTGGATTCTGCCAAGGGCGTTACGAATCTGCATGTGCCGAGCGACGTGATTATCGACGCCTCGATGCCTGCGATGATTCGCAATTCCGGCTGCATGTGGAACAAGGAAGGCAAACTGCAAGAAGTTGTCGCCTGCATTCCGGACCGCTGCTACGCCGGCATTTACGACGAGACGATTGAATTCTGCAAACAGAACGGCGCATTCGACCCGAAGACCATGGGCACTGTGCCGAACGTGGGCCTCATGGCCCAGGGCGCCGAAGAATACGGCAGCCACGACAAGACCTTTGTCGCTAAAGGCAAGGGCATTATCCGCGCCGTCAACAGCAAGGGCGAAGTCCTTTTGCAGCAGAATGTTGAAGCAGGTGACATTTTCCGCATGTGCCAGGCCAAGGACGCTCCGGTGCGCGACTGGGTGAAACTCGCCGTGACGCGCGCCCGCCTCAGCAACACGCCGGCGATTTTCTGGCTCGACCCGGAACGCGCTCACGACCGCGAAATCCAGAAGAAGGTCGAAGCCTACCTGCCCGAACACGATTTGAACGGCCTCGACATCAAGATCATGAGCCCGCGCAAGGCGATTGTCGAAACCATGAAGCGCGCGAAGGCTGGTCTCGATACCATCGGCGTAACCGGCAACGTGATGCGCGACTACCTCACCGACCTCTTCCCGATTCTCGAAGTCGGAACCTCTGCAAAGATGCTCAGCATCGTGCCCTTGATGGCGGGCGGTGGCCTCTACGAAACAGGTGCAGGTGGTTCTGCCCCCAAGCAGGTGCAGCAGTTCCTCGCCGAAAACTACCTCCGCTGGGATTCCCTCGGCGAATACTTCGCGCTGGTGCCCGCCTTCGAACAGGTCGCCCTCAAGGACGGCAACAAGAAGGCGAAAGTTCTCGCCGACACGCTGGACGAGGCGAACGGCAAGATTCTCGAATTCAACCGCACGCCGGCCCGCAAGATCGGCGAACTCGACAACCGCGGCTCACACTTCTACTTGGCGCTCTACTGGTCCGAGGCTCTTGCCGCCCAGAAGGACGACGCCGAACTTGC
- the pelA gene encoding pectate lyase: MSVWKLPAPVMGAFGLMFAVSSYAADYVPPSTAVSKINSYRGYSELTKAASGMDIDQYTYNMTTWQISNGGFYKAMADKYKSAYSGGQKSEWRAKDGGDLATIDNNATIQEIRLLALRYKETTNSNYKAAFKTSFNKAVNFLLTMQRSKGGLPQVWPKRGNYSDQITLNDNAMIRAMVTMMDIANKTSPFDSDIIDDATRSKMQGAMDKAIDYLLKAQIVNNGNLTVWCAQHDTNSLAPVGARAYELPSKSGNESMGVVWFLMNWPEQTEAIQKAVKGAIAWYKKNKLKDKAFSKTAGVVDKAGSSLWFRFYEVNSDDYFFCDRDGASTKTQDFMKISEERRTGYQWAGDYGSAILSTEAAYLEALEKMSGTYVPPPPPAVLCGSDTCKTFIDGVNFVDIKGAKEATNTGFVGEGYANVDNETGSYVTYGVTAAKKGEYDLTIRFANGGSGARGYDIYVGDVLLVQGVSMGSTGGWTTWEAQTIKVPLEKGYSELKFVSASKDGMANIDYVGWMNADLYAGEKDIGGTTVIGGRAVQAVPANAAARYYVDFGSRDSAAGVYLKKANGKVFKVNGVKR, translated from the coding sequence ATGAGTGTTTGGAAGTTGCCTGCGCCGGTCATGGGCGCGTTCGGTTTGATGTTTGCGGTGTCGTCGTATGCGGCGGATTATGTTCCCCCTTCGACGGCGGTTTCGAAGATTAATTCTTATCGCGGCTATTCGGAACTGACGAAGGCGGCGTCTGGCATGGACATTGACCAGTATACCTACAACATGACCACGTGGCAAATTAGCAACGGCGGTTTTTACAAGGCGATGGCCGACAAGTACAAAAGTGCTTATTCCGGCGGGCAAAAGTCGGAATGGCGAGCCAAGGACGGCGGCGACTTAGCGACGATTGACAACAATGCAACCATCCAAGAAATTCGTTTATTGGCTCTCCGGTATAAGGAGACAACGAATTCCAACTACAAGGCGGCTTTCAAGACGAGTTTTAACAAGGCCGTGAATTTTTTGCTGACCATGCAGCGCTCCAAGGGTGGGCTTCCACAGGTGTGGCCCAAGCGTGGCAATTACAGCGACCAGATTACGCTGAACGATAACGCCATGATCCGCGCGATGGTCACGATGATGGACATTGCAAACAAGACTTCGCCTTTCGATAGCGACATCATTGACGATGCAACCCGCAGCAAAATGCAGGGCGCGATGGACAAGGCGATTGATTACTTGCTCAAAGCGCAGATTGTAAACAACGGAAATTTGACGGTGTGGTGCGCCCAGCATGACACGAACAGCCTCGCTCCGGTGGGAGCCCGCGCTTACGAACTCCCGAGCAAGTCCGGTAACGAATCAATGGGCGTGGTGTGGTTCCTAATGAATTGGCCGGAACAGACCGAAGCAATTCAGAAGGCGGTCAAAGGGGCCATTGCCTGGTACAAGAAAAACAAGCTGAAAGACAAAGCCTTTAGCAAGACTGCCGGTGTAGTCGACAAGGCGGGCTCTTCGTTGTGGTTCCGCTTTTACGAGGTGAATAGCGACGACTACTTTTTCTGCGACCGCGACGGGGCCAGCACCAAGACGCAGGATTTTATGAAGATCAGCGAGGAACGCCGCACGGGTTACCAGTGGGCAGGCGACTACGGCAGTGCAATCCTTTCGACGGAAGCCGCTTATTTAGAAGCGCTTGAAAAGATGTCTGGCACCTACGTTCCGCCTCCGCCGCCGGCAGTACTTTGCGGGAGCGATACCTGCAAGACATTCATCGATGGCGTGAACTTTGTAGACATCAAGGGCGCTAAAGAAGCGACCAACACGGGCTTTGTGGGCGAGGGCTACGCCAATGTAGACAACGAAACGGGTAGCTACGTAACTTACGGCGTGACCGCCGCGAAAAAGGGCGAATACGATTTGACAATCCGCTTTGCAAACGGTGGCTCGGGCGCTCGCGGCTACGACATCTACGTGGGCGATGTGCTATTAGTTCAAGGGGTGAGCATGGGCTCTACTGGTGGCTGGACCACTTGGGAGGCACAAACCATTAAGGTGCCGCTCGAAAAGGGCTACAGCGAACTCAAGTTTGTGAGCGCCTCGAAAGATGGCATGGCAAACATCGATTACGTGGGCTGGATGAACGCTGACTTGTACGCCGGCGAAAAGGATATCGGTGGAACGACCGTGATCGGGGGCCGCGCCGTGCAGGCTGTTCCGGCAAATGCTGCCGCCCGCTACTATGTAGACTTTGGTAGCCGCGACAGCGCCGCCGGCGTGTACCTGAAAAAAGCAAACGGGAAGGTTTTTAAAGTGAATGGAGTAAAGAGGTAG